A stretch of Halocalculus aciditolerans DNA encodes these proteins:
- a CDS encoding adenosylhomocysteinase: MTADPISDRVDDVDEARTSGRQKIDWAFEHMPILTALREDFEASQPLAGETVGMALHVEAKTAALVETMAAGGAEVAITGCNPLSTHDDVSVALDAHENITSYAEHGIDDVEYYEAIDAVIGHDPTVTVDDGGDLVFRIHEEFPEKIDTIIGGTEETTTGVHRLRAMDEDGELDYPMFNVNDTPMKHLFDNVHGTGESALANIAMTTNLSWAGKTVVVAGYGYCGRGVAKKADGQGAKVVVTEIDPRRALEAHMEGYEVTNMDDAAERGDVFITTTGNRDVLAARHFEDMQDGVVLANAGHFDIEINLEELGELATSTREVRDGVQEYELVDGTRVNVLAEGRLVNLAAPTALGHPVEVMDQSFGVQAVCVRELVERGDDYDAGLHDVPDALDKEIAETKLDAEGIDIDVPTDVQREYMDSWRHGT; this comes from the coding sequence ATGACCGCCGACCCTATCAGCGACCGCGTCGACGACGTCGACGAGGCGCGCACGTCCGGTCGACAGAAGATCGACTGGGCGTTCGAGCACATGCCGATTCTCACCGCGCTCCGCGAGGACTTCGAGGCCAGCCAGCCGCTCGCCGGCGAGACAGTGGGAATGGCGCTGCACGTCGAGGCGAAGACCGCGGCGCTCGTCGAGACGATGGCCGCCGGCGGCGCGGAGGTCGCCATCACCGGGTGTAATCCGCTCTCGACGCACGACGACGTCTCCGTCGCGCTCGACGCGCACGAGAACATCACGTCCTACGCGGAGCACGGCATCGACGACGTCGAATACTACGAGGCTATCGACGCCGTCATCGGCCACGACCCCACGGTCACGGTGGACGACGGCGGCGACCTCGTCTTCCGCATCCACGAGGAGTTCCCCGAGAAAATCGACACCATCATCGGCGGGACGGAGGAGACGACCACCGGCGTCCACCGCCTCCGCGCGATGGACGAGGACGGCGAACTCGACTACCCGATGTTCAACGTGAACGACACCCCGATGAAGCACCTCTTCGACAACGTGCACGGCACCGGGGAGTCCGCGCTCGCGAACATCGCGATGACCACGAACCTCTCCTGGGCCGGAAAGACCGTCGTCGTCGCCGGCTACGGCTACTGCGGCCGCGGCGTCGCGAAGAAAGCCGACGGGCAGGGCGCGAAGGTCGTCGTCACCGAAATCGACCCGCGCAGAGCGCTCGAAGCCCACATGGAGGGCTACGAGGTCACGAACATGGACGACGCCGCCGAGCGCGGTGACGTCTTCATCACCACGACCGGGAACCGCGACGTCCTCGCCGCCCGCCACTTCGAGGACATGCAGGACGGCGTCGTCCTCGCGAACGCCGGCCACTTCGACATCGAAATCAACTTAGAAGAACTCGGCGAGCTCGCGACGAGCACGCGCGAAGTCCGCGACGGCGTGCAGGAGTACGAACTCGTCGACGGCACGCGCGTCAACGTCCTCGCCGAAGGCCGGCTCGTCAACCTCGCCGCCCCCACCGCCCTCGGCCACCCCGTCGAAGTCATGGACCAGTCCTTCGGCGTTCAAGCTGTTTGCGTCCGCGAACTCGTCGAACGCGGCGACGACTACGACGCCGGCCTCCACGACGTCCCCGACGCCCTCGATAAGGAGATCGCGGAGACCAAACTCGACGCCGAAGGCATCGACATCGACGTCCCCACCGACGTCCAGCGCGAGTACATGGACTCCTGGCGGCACGGGACCTGA